The Streptomyces puniciscabiei genomic interval CCTGCCGGAGGTCACCGGGTCCCTGCACGCGCCCGCCGCCACCGTCCAGCTCACCCTCACCGCCTGCCTGCTGGGCATGGCCCTCGGGCAGCTGGTCGTCGGCCCGATGAGCGACCGCTGGGGCCGGCGCCGCCCGCTGCTCGCGGGCCTCGCCGTCTACCTCCTCGCCACCGCCCTGTGCGCCCTCGCCCCGAACGTCGGCACGCTCGTCGCCTTCCGGCTGGCCCAGGGCCTCGCGGGTGCCGCCGGGATCGTCATCGCCCGGGCCGTCGTACGCGACCTGTACGACGGCGTCGCCATGGCCCGCTTCTTCTCCACCCTGATGCTGATCTCCGGGGTCGCGCCGATCGTGGCGCCGCTGATCGGCGGGCAGATCCTGCGGGTGACGGACTGGCGGGGCGTGTTCGTGGTGCTCACGGCGGTCGGCGCAGTGCTCGGCGCCCTGGTCTGGCTGCGGCTCCCCGAGACCCTGCCGCCCGCCGACCGGCACAGCGGGGGAGTCGGCGAGGCCCTGCGCTCGATGCGCGGTCTGCTCGCCGACCTGCCCTTCACCGGCTACATGCTGGCCGGCGGCTTCGCCTTCGCGGCGCTGTTCGCGTACATATCCGCCTCCCCCTTCGTCATCCAGGAGATCTACGGCGCCTCCCCGCAGACCTTCAGCCTGCTGTTCGGCCTCAATTCGGTCGGGCTCGTGGTCGCCGGGCAGGTCAACGGCAAGCTGCTGGTCGGCCGGGTCGCCCTGGAGAAGGTGCTCGCCTGCGGCCTCGCGGTGATCGTGCTCGCCGCGGCCGCCCTGCTGCTGATGTCCACCGGCGCGTTCGGCGAGGCCGGTCTGCCGCCGGTCGCCGCCGCGCTCTTCGTCCTCATGTCCGCCATGGGCGTCACCCTCCCCAACGCCCAGTCCCTCGCCCTGCTGCGCACCCGGCACGCCGCCGGCTCCGCCTCCGCCCTGCTCGGCACCTCCTCCTTCCTCGTCGGAGCGGTCGCCTCACCGGTCGTCGGTGTCGCCGGAGAGCACACCGCCGTACCCATGGCGATGGTCCAACTGGTGGCAGCACTGGTCGCGGCGGCCTCCTTCATGGGAATGTGCCGTCCCTGGAGCACACGTGGGAACACACGTGCGGGGTCGGAGGGAGACGAGAACTGAGCGCACCGAGACTGCGCGCCGACACACCGGAACGGGCCGGGCTCGACCCCGTGGAACTCGGGCACCTGGTCGGCGAGGTGCACGCCCTCACCGCCGGAGACCGCCCCTGGGCGGCCGGCGCCGTCGTGCTGGCCGGACGCGGACCCGTGATCGCCGTCGCCGAGGCCGCGGGCTGGGCCGTCCGCTACTCCGGCTACGACCCCGAGACCGGGGGCGGTGTCGAACTGCCGCCCGCCGCCCGGGTCCCGGCCACCGTCGACACGCCCTTCGACCTGGCCTCCCTCACCAAGCTGTTCACCTCCGTCGCCGCCGTGCAGCAGATCGAGCGCGGCACCCTCGGCATGGACGCCCGGATCGGCGACTACCTGCCCGACTTCCACGCCGCGGCCGCCCACGGCATCACCGTGCGGCACCTGCTCACCCACACCTCCGGGCTCCGCCCCGAACTCCCGCTGTACGACTGCCCCGACGACGCCTCGCGGCTGGCCCTGCTGCGCGCCGAGGCGCCGACGGCCGAGCCGGGCCGCCCTCTGTACTCCGACCTGAACATGCTCCTGCTCCAGTCCGTGCTGGAGCGGATCACCGGCCGCGGCCTCGACGTCCTCGTCCAGGACGGCATCACCCGGCCGCTCGGCATGACGGCGACCTGCTTCGGGCCGTGCCCCGGCGCGGCCGCCACCGAGGACCAGCGGCGGCCCTGGGCCAAGGCGGACCGCGGCATGCTGCGGGGTGTGGTCCACGACGAGAACGCCTGGGCGCTGGGGGGCGTGGCCGGGCACGCCGGGCTCTTCTCCACCGCCCGCGACCTGGCCGTCTTCTGCCGCGCCCTGCTCGCCGGCGGCGCCTACGGCCCCGCCCGCATCCTCGGCCCCGACTTCGTGGAACTGCTCCTGACCCCGCCGGGCCTCGGCTTCGCCGTCGACCAGCCGTGGTTCATGGGCGAACTCGCGGGCCACGGGGCGGCGGGGCACACGGGCTTCACCGGCACGTCCCTGGTCATCGACCCGAGGACGGACACGTTCCTGGTCCTGCTGGCCAACCGGGTGCATCCGCGGCGCCGGACACCGGACAGCGGGCCGAGGGCGGCGCTGGCGACGCGATTGGCGCGGGCGGTGATCTCGTGACGGTGCCTTCCCTGCCGGGGGTCCGGGGGCGGACCCCCGGCAGGGCCCGCACCAGCGCAGGGCGCCATAGAATCGCCGGGTGAACGCCCCCGTACCACCGGCTGAAGCCCTCCGCAGGAGCCTCGCGGAGCTGCTCGCCGGGCTCCCGCGCACCCAGGCCGCCGGAGCCGTCGACAGGCTCATCGCCAACTACCGGGGCGACACCCCCACCCACGCCCCCATCCTCCGCGACCGCGCCGACGTGGCCGCCTACGCCGCCTACCGCATGCCGGCCACCTTCGCGGCGGTCCACTCCGCGCTGGAGGCGTTCGCACAGGCCGCCCCCGACTGGACCCCCGGCAGCCATGTCGACATCGGCGGCGGCACCGGCGCCGCGACCTGGGCCGTCACCGCGACCTGGCCCGGCGAGCGCCGGGTCACCGTGCTGGACTGGGCCGAGCCCGCCCTCGCCCTCGGCCGGGAGATCGCCGCCGCCAACCCGGACCTGCGGGGCGCCCGCTGGCAGCGCGCCCGGATCGGTGCCGACCTCACCCTGGACGACACCGACCTCGTCACGGTGTCGTACGTCCTCAACGAACTCTCCGAGCCCGACCGCGCCGCCCTCGTCGACGCCGCCGCGGCCGCCGCGCGGGCCGTGGTGATCGTGGAGGCCGGCACCCCGGCCGGTTACGCCCGTGTGATCGAGGCCCGCGACCGCCTGATCCGCGCCGGACTGCACGTCGTCGCCCCCTGCCCGCACAGCGCCGCCTGTCCCATCGAGGCCGGCCGCGACTGGTGCCACTTCTCCGCCCGGGTGAGCCGCTCCTCGCTGCACCGCCAGGTCAAGGGCGGCACCCTGCCGTACGAGGACGAGAAGTTCTCGTACGTCGCCGCCACCCGCCTGCCCGCGGTGCCGGCCCCCTCCCGGGTGATCCGGCGCCCGCAGATCCGCAAGGGCCAGGTGCTCCTGGACCTGTGCGAGGCCGGCGAACGGCTGGCCCGCACCACCGTCACCAAACGCCACGGCGGGCTGTACAAGGCGGCCCGGGACGCCGAGTGGGGAGACCCGTGGCCGCCGGAGGACCCCCCGCAGGAGCCGTCCGTCTAGCCGCCGTGGCTTGTTAGCGTCGCCCCATGGTCAACAAGCCGGCTCCCGACGCCACCCGCCGCAGCGAGAAGTCCCGCAGAGCGATCTACGCCGCCGCCCTCGCCCTGGTCGGCGAGGTCGGCTACCCGAGGACCACGGTCGAGGGGATCGCCGCGCGGGCCGGGGTGGGCAAGCAGACGATCTACCGCTGGTGGTCCTCCAAGGCGGACGTCCTGCTGGAGGCCTTCCTCGACCTCGGCGAGCAGGCGGCCCGGGCGGCGGGACAGGAGCCGTACGCCATCCCGGACACCGGGGATCTCGCCGCCGACCTGAAGGCGGTGCTGCGGGCCACGGTGGACGAGCTCCTCGACCCGCGCTTCGAGGTGCCGGCCCGGGCGCTCGCGGCCGAGGGCGTGGTCAACGAGAAACTCGGCCGCGAGTTCGTCTCGAAGCTGCTCGAACCCCAGCTTCAGCTGTACGTCGCCCGCTTGCGCTCGGCGCAGGACAGCGGGGGAGTACGGGGTGACGTCGATCCCCGCATCGCGCTGGAGCTGTTCGTCTCACCCCTCGCGCAGCGGTGGCTGCAACGGACCGGGCCGATTTCGTACGACTACACGGACACCGTCGTCGACTACGCACTGCACGGAATCGCCCCCCAGCCGCCCCGAAGCAGATGAAGATGGGACGATAGGGCACACTGTCCGCACACCAGCGAGGCGACCACCAGACCGAGGGGACAGATGAGCGCGACGTTCGGCGGCCGGTCGGGCCGGCAGGGCAAACTCTCCCAGTGGCTGCTCGGACGCCGCCCGAAGGAGGCCGCCGACGACAGCGGCCGTGAGGCCCTGCTGCTGGCCGCCGCCGGGGCGGGCCTGCCGCTCGCCCCCGCCGCGCACCCCGCCCCCGGCTACCGCTGTTCCTGCGACCGCGTCGGCTGTCCCACCCCGGCCCGGCACCCGGTGTCGTTCGCCTGGCAGACGCAGTCCACCACCGACCGCGGGCAGATCGAGCGCTGGGCCAGGCACCAGCCGCAGGCCAACTTCATCACCGCGACCGGCATGGTGCACGACGTCCTGGACGTGCCCCGGGAGGCCGGCCGCGAGGCGCTGGAGCGGCTGCTCGGCTCCGGGGTCGAGGTGGGGCCCGTCGCCGAGAGCGACGACGGGCGCATGCTGTTCTTCACCCTCACCCGCGGCACCCCCGAGGACGAGGACGAGTGGTGGCCGTGCGAGCTGGACTGCCACCCCGAGACCATGGACGAGCACCCGTTGCTGCGCTGGCACTGCCGGGGCTCCTATGTACTGGTGCCCCCGGCTCGGCTCCCCGGCGACGATCAGTCGGTGCGGTGGGTGCGAGGGCCGGAGCACGCGCTGCCGGATCCGTTGAGCCTGCTGGAAGCGCTCACGGACGCGTGTGGGCGGTACGCGGGTGCTGACCCCCAGGGTGCTTCCTGGCCGCTGCGGCATTAGGCGCCTCAGGGGGTGCCGGGACAGTGCGTTGATCACTCGCCCTGGGCCGAAGTCAGCCCCGGAACACGCCCCAGCACCGACACCTTGCCGCTGCTCGCCGGGTCCAAGGCCACCTCGCCCGACATGAACTCCAGCGTCAGGGACTGGTTGACCTCGCCCTTGGTCAGGGCCTGTACGTCCTTGTTGGGGATCGGGACGGTGGTTCCGGTGGCGGCGGTCTGCTTCTCGTAGTGGTGTGTGGTGAAGAACACCAGCGCGCCGCCGTCGGCCGTGCGCAGCGCCAGCGGGGCGTAGCCGCCGCTGGTGAGCGGTCCGTCGATGAACTGGGTGACCAGGCCCGGCCTGTGCGCCCGCTTGGCCCGGTCGGCGCGTTCGACGCTGGTGTACCTGCCGTCGGCGAAGGTCTGACCGCCCTTCTTCAGGTAGGTCGCGTACGCCTGGCTCAGCCTGCCGGGGGCGACGGCGAGCTGCTGGGAGCCGGCCGGTACCGCCTCGGCCCAGCCGTCCTGGTCGGTCCTGAACGCCGGGACGGCGCCCGGCGCGACGAGGGTGACGTAGGCGACCCGCCAGCGCTGGCCCAGGTCGCCCTTGGTGAACACCATCAGCCAGCGCAGGGTACCGGTCTTGTTGCCCTTCGCGTCGGCGACGAACCAGCGCGGCCAGCCGGACTTCTTCGGGATCGTGATCTTCACGTCCGACAGCTTCAGCGGTACGTGGTCCGGGTTGCCGGACGGGCTGTTGGCGTGCCCGGCCTTCAGCCGCGCGGCGGTGATGTCGCCGAACGGGCCGGTGAGGTAGGGCGCGTCCAGGGAGTTGTCGTAGGCCTTGTCGGCCTTGTTGTACGCGGTCGTGAACGCGGTGAGCGCCTTGGCGGCCTCGGCGCGGGTGGCGGCGGGAAGCACTTCGCGCTCCCCGTGCACCACCACACATCCGCTCGCCGTCAGCGACAAAGCGGTCAGCGCGGCCGCCATGAGGGCGATCCGGTCACGCCTGCGGAGCCTGCGCGGGCTGCGATCCCTGCTCATCGGGTCCCTTCACCTTCCCCTTTCCGGAGGCGAACCCTACCGGGGCGAGGAAGATCGCGAGCGTCGGGATCAGGTACAGCAGCCACACCGTGACCTGGAGGACGGTCGGGTCGGGCTGGAAGTCGAACACGCCCTTCAGCAGGGTCCCGTACCAGCTGTCCGGCTCGACGGTGTCGCTGATGTCGAAGGCCAGGTGTGTCGGGCCGGGCAGCCAGTCGCGCCCATCGCCGCCGACGCCAAGGACACCGACAGCTGTAGTTGGCCGGCGACCAGGACGGCCGTGGCGAGGCCCAGCGCCACGCCGATCAGGGGGCGCGGAGTGCCGTCGGAGGCCGCGTGCACCGACGCCCACACGAACAGCGCGGTCTCCAGGCCCTCCCGGCCGACGGCGAGGAACGCGGTGGCGACCAGCCCGCCGGTGCCCATGGCGAGGGCCGCGTCCAGCTTGCCGTGCAGCTCGGACCTCAGGTGCCGGGCGCTGCGCCGCATCCAGAACACCATCCACGTCACCAGGCCGGCGGCGATGACCGACAGGGAGCAGCCGAGCGCCTCCTGTGCCTCGAACGTCAGCTCCTGGGAGCCGAATTCGAGGGCGGGCTACGCCTCCTCGGAGAACAGCGTGCGGCCCCACCGGTCGCCGGAGTCCCGGACGCCGAAAGGACGACCCGCGCGGGGTGCGGCTGGTGTTCACCGCCGTCGACCGCCCCGGCGGCAACCCGCGGCCCGACGGCGCGTTCGGCAGCGCAGACCTGTTGCGCATTCACGTCGGCGCACAGCGCGTGATGTACGAGGTCGGCGACCGACACATCCGCGTGACCGTCATCCACCTCGGGCGCGTGCGCTGACCGAGTCGGCGCGTCCCGGCCGGTGTGGAGCCGAGTGGCCTGGCCGGTGTCCGCGTCCGGCCCCTGCCCGGCGGCGCCCCCGCCTGGGACGCGCTCGCGGGTGCCGCGATGTTTCAATTCCCCCGTGACTGACTACGACGTACTCCGCGTCTTCTGCGGACCGAACGGCGGCTACGGCAACGAGCTCGGCGTCGTCCGCGACGGCTCGGTGCTGCCCGAGCGGAGCGACCGGCAGGCGCTCGCGGCCAAACTCGGCTTCAGCGAGACCGTGTTCGTGGACGACCCCGAACGCGGCGTGATCGACATCTACACGCCCACCCTCCGCCTGCCCTTCGCCGGTCACCCCTGCGTCGGCACCGCCTGGCTGCTCGACGTCCCCGAACTGGTCACCCCCGCCGGGGTCGTCGGCGCCCGGCTGGACGGCGAGTTCAGCTGGATCGAGGCACGCCCGGAGTGGGCCCCGCCGCGCACCCTGCGCCAGTACGGCACGGCGGCCGAGGTCGACGCCCTCGACGTGCCCCCGCCCGGCGAGTGGATCTACGCCTGGGCCTGGGAGGACGAGGCGGCCGGCCGGATCCGCGCCCGCGCCTTCCCCGGCCGCAACGACGGCATCGACGAGGACGAGGCCACCGGCGCCGCCGCCCTCCTCCTCACCGACCGGCTGGGCCGCGCCCTGAACATCACGCAGGGCAGGGGCTCCCAGATCCTCACGGCACCGCAGCCGGAGGGGTGGGTGGAGGTAGGGGGCCGGGTGTTCCTGGAGCGTTAGGCGCTCAACGGGAACTCGTCCCCGAGCGCCCCGAACACCGCGGTGTTGAGGGCGAAGGCCCGCTCGCACTCCCCGACGACCCGCTGCTTCTCCAGGTCGTCCACCCGTATCCCGTCGAGCAGCCGCCGGTAACTCCGCTTGAACGCGGCCGGGTTGGGGACGCCCTCGAAGACGTAGAAGCGGACGCCGTCGCCCTTCTTCGCGAAGCCCCAGGTCCTCTCCGCCCGGTCACGGATGATCTGGCCGCCGGACAGGTCGCCCAGATAGCGGGTGTAGTGGTGGGCGACATAGCCGCCGGGCCAGCGCTCGGCGCACTCGCGGACCCGGTCCGCGTACTCCCGCGTGGCGGGCAGGGCGCTCAGGCCCGCCCGCCAGCCGGGACCCCGCAGATGCGCCAGGTCCCGCTCCAGCGCGGCCAGCCGGAACAGCTCGGGCCGGACGAACGGCCCCGCCACCGGGTCCGCCGCCAGCCGTGCGGCGCCGCTCTCCAGTGCCTCGTACACGAACCACAGCTGCTCGGTGTAGCGCGCGTAGGCGGCCACGCCCAGCCGGCCGCCGAGCAGGTCGCTCATGAACGACGAGGTCTCCGCCGCCCTGTGCGCCTCGTGGGACGCGGTGCGGATGACGGTCGAGAACGCCTCCATGGACACTCCTCGGTTTGCCGACGCACTGTCGGCAAGTTTACCGACGGCATGTCGGAAAGGCATCAGGAGGCGGGACCGCAGCACAAAGGCCCGCCCTCCGAAGAGAGCGGGCCAAGGACAGAAGGCGCGGGCCAAGGACAGAAGGCGCGGGCCAAGGACAGAAGGCGTGTTACGGCAACGAGGAGTGTTACGGCAACGTCAGGATCTCCGCCCCGGTCTCCGTCACCACCAGCGTGTGCTCGAACTGGGCCGTCCGCCTGCGGTCCTTCGTCACGACCGTCCAGCCGTCGTCCCACATGTCGTACTCGTGGGTGCCCAGCGTCAGCATCGGCTCGATCGTGAACGTCATGCCGGGCTGCATGACCGTCGTCGCGTGCGGGCTGTCGTAGTGCGGGATGATCAGGCCTGAGTGGAAGGCGGAGCTGATGCCGTGGCCGGTGAAGTCGCGGACGACTCCGTAGCCGAAGCGCTTGGCGTACGACTCGATGACCCGGCCGATGACATTGATCTGCCGGCCCGGCCTGACCGCCTTGATCGCGCGGTTCAGGGCCTCCCGGGTTCGCTCCACCAGCAGCCGGGACTCCTCGTCCACGTCCCCGACCAGGTAGGTGGCGTTGTTGTCACCGTGCACCCCGCCGATGTACGCCGTCACGTCCAGGTTGACGATGTCCCCGTCCCTGAGGACCGTCGAGTCCGGGATGCCGTGGCAGATGACCTCGTTGACCGACGTGCACAGCGACTTCGGGAAGCCCCGGTAACCGAGCGTGGAGGGGTAGGCGCCGTGGTCACACATGTACTCGTGGGCGACCTTGTCCAGCTGGTCCGTGGTGACCCCCGGCGCGATGATCCTCGCGGCCTCCTCCATCGCCCGCGCGGCGATACGGCCGGCGATCCGCATCGCCTCGATGGTCTCCGGACTCTGCACCTCCGGACCGGTGTACGGCGCCGGCGCGGGCTTGCCGACATACTCGGGGCGGCGGATGTTCCCGGGGACCGAACGGATGGGGGACAGTTCCCCCGGTACGAGCAGCGACTGGCCAGACATGCCAGCGAGTCTATCCAGCCGACATGGGGGAACATGTCGTTGGCGAGAGGAGCTGTTCATGCCCCTGTTCAAGAAGCGCACCGCCGGCAAGCCGGGCGAGTGGTACTACTGCCTGGAGCACAAGAAGGTCGAGGAGGGCCCGGAGTGCCCGGGCAAGGACCGCTTCGGGCCGTACGCCTCCCCGGAGGAGGCCCAGCGCGCGATGGAGACCGCCGCCGAGCGCAACCTCCAGTGGGAGAACGACCCGCGCTGGCACGACGCGCCGGCCGGCGGGAGCACCGAGGAGGAGTGATCAGGCCTTCGTGGGCACGGCCGCGGTGCGGCGCTCGCGCATCCGTACCGCGTGCTCGTTGGTGCGGGCGTCGTACGTCATGAGCCCCGGCAGGCACAGCGCGAGCAGTCCCATGGCGCCCGCGCACGCCAGCCCGCCGGAGGCGACGGAGGTCCGCACGCCCGCCCAGGCGGCCATGCCGCCCGCCCTGACCTGGCCGAGCTGCGGGCCGACCGAGTAGGACAGCAGCTCGATCCCGGCGAGCCGGCCGCGCAGCTCGTCCGGGATCGTCTGGTTCCACATGGCCGACCGGAAGATCCCGCTGACCATGTCGAAGCCGCCGCCCACGGTCAGGAAGAGCAGGACGAGCCACAGGTTCCCGCACACGCCGGCCGCCGCGACCGCCAGGCCCCAGCCGGCCGCCGACAGCACCACCATCAGCCCGTGCCGGTGGATCCTCGACGCCCAGCCGCTGGTCAGGCTCACCAGCATGGCCCCGGCCGGGACGGTGGCGTACATCAGGCCGAGCGCCCAGTCGGCGCGCAGCTCGTCGGCGAGGAACGGCAGCACCGCGAGCGGCATGGCCAGGAACATCGCCGCGAGGTCGACGACGTAGGTGCCGAGCAGTTCCTTGCGGCTCCAGGCGTACCGGGCGCCCTCCAGGACGGCGCTCAGCGAGGGCTTCGAGGCCTCGTGGGAGGCGGGGGAGGGGGCGATCCGGACCGCCAGCGAGACGGCGAAGGTCAGCAGGTCGGCGGCGTACGCCCAGCCGAGGCCCGCGTAGGCGACGACCACGCCCGCGAGGGCCGGTCCCGCGACTCCGCCGACGGTCCAGCGCAGGGAGTTCAGGGAGGCCGCGGCCGGCATGTCGTCGTGGGCGACGATCCGGGGCCACAGGGAGTCGAGCGCCGGGCGCTGGACGGAGACCAGGGCGGAGGAGAGGGCGGCGACGGCGTACAGCGGCCAGACGGCGGGGTGCGGGAGCAGAGCGTTCAGCAGCAGCACGGCACTCAGCACACCCTGGCCGGCCTCCGTCCACACGATGAGCTTCCGCTTGTCCAGCGCGTCGGCGAGGGCGCCGCCGTACAGACCGCACACGATGAGCGGCAGCAGCTCCACGGCGCCGATCGCGCCCACCGCCGCCGCGGATCCGGTGAGGTCCTTCAGCTGGACGGGGAGCGCGACGAAGGTGAGGAAGCTGCCGAAGTTGCTGATCAGCCCTGATGTCCAAAGCCGGCGGAAGTCCGCGGAGGCCTTCCAGGGGGAGAGGTCGGGGAGGAGGGCGCGGGTCACTTCAGGATGTTCGGCCGGGCGGGACCAGCGGGCAACTGCTTTTCCACGCGCTCGCCGTGCGGCGGCTGCGCCACGGCGGGGCCTCTCGGTGCCCTTCCAGCCGCCCGAGACGGGCGGGCGGGCAAAGGTCACCAAGGGGCAGGTGGCGGGGCCGTCAGGATCTCCGCCAGCTTCGACAGACGGTCCCGGAAGCTCCGCCGAACCCTCGGAGAGGCCCCGCCCCCGTTCTCCCCGGCCGCCGCGCTGACCAGGTGCTGGACCGTGTCCAGGTCCAGCTCGGCCCCCTCCGGCACGGCCAGCGTGTCATGGGCCATCGCGGCGAGTTCGCCCTCGCCCGCGCCGAGGGCCAGCACGGTCACCCCGGCCCGGCGGGCGTCGTGCACCCGTTCCAGCAGCGGCGCGGGCTCCAAGGGCGCCACGACCAGCAGCGTCTCACCGCGCCGCGCCGCCTCGAGCCGGCCCGGTCCCACGGCCAGGTGCGGCGGGTCGCAGGGGCGCGCGTGCTGCCGTACCAGGGTCGGCGCCAGCTCGGGCGTCCCGGACCACGCGGCCTCGTCCACCAGGTGCGCCGCGAGGTGCCACGGCTCGTACTCCGGCGTGCCCACCAGCAGCAGCCCGCCGCCGTGCGCCACCACCGAACCCCGCAGCACCCCCGCGAATCTCCGGGTGGCCCCCAGCCACTCGGTCCCGGCGAGCACTTCCCGCAGCAGCGCGACCCGTACGGCGTCCATGCGCCCGCATCCTGCCGCAACCGGTCACTCGTGACGCGGAGTTCACCCGGAATTCGCCCGCCCTGGGGACATATCCCGCTTCACGGGTACCACCACCCGCCCAGGAGCCGCCCGATGACCGAGGTCACCGTCCCCTTCCGCGCCGGACACGAGGGCTACGCCGGCTTCCGGATCCCGGCGGTGGTGGCCACCGGCGCCGGCACCCTCCTCGCCTTCTGCGAGGGCCGCGTCGACTCCGCCGCCGACCACGGGCACATCGACATCGTGCTCAAGCGGTCCACGGACGGCGGCCGCACCTGGGGACCGCTCCAGGTCGCCGCGAGCAACGGCGACGGCCTCGCCGGGAACCCCGCCCCGGTCGTCCTCGACACCGGCCGCATCCTGCTCGTGCACATCCGGTCCGCCGCCACCGCCACCGAGGCCGCCATCCTGCGCGGCCTGGTGCCGGAAGCCGACGGGCGGCGGGTGTGGGTGCGGCACAGCGACGACGACGGGGTCACCTGGTCCGCGCCCAGGGAGATCACCGCGCAGGTGAAGAGGCCCGGCTGGCGCTGGTACGCCACCGCCCCCGGCCACGCCCTCCAGCTGAGCACCGGCCGGGTCCTCGTCCCCGCCAACCACACCCTGCCGCCCACCGGCACCGACACCGGCGCCGAACCGCGGTACAACAGCGGCCACTGCCTGCTCAGCGACGACCGGGGGGAGTCCTGGTACCTCGGATACCTCGATGAGAGCACCGACGGGTACATCAATGTCAACGAGACCACCGCCGCCGAACTCCCGGACGGACGCGTCTACTTGAACACCCGCAGCGACTCCGCCGCGCCCGGCAACCGCGCCGACGCGCACTCGGAGGACGGCGGGAGGACACTCGTCGAACCCTTCCGGCCGCAGGCCGGGCTGACCGCCCCCGTCTGCCAGGCCTCCGTCCTCCAGCTCCGCGACCCGGACCTGCTGCTCTACTCCGGCCCGGCCGACCCCGCCCGGCGCGCCCGGATGACGATCCGCGCCTCCGCCGACGGCGGCACCACCTGGCGCACCGCCTGCACCGTCGACGGACTGCCCGCCGCCTACTCCGACCTGGTCCGCGTCGATGCGGACACCGTCGGACTCCTCTACGAGACCGGCGAC includes:
- a CDS encoding multidrug effflux MFS transporter; translated protein: MREHAAAPTPDTHHSSTPARTSAARRTGLLVTLVLGGLTATPPLAMDMYLPSLPEVTGSLHAPAATVQLTLTACLLGMALGQLVVGPMSDRWGRRRPLLAGLAVYLLATALCALAPNVGTLVAFRLAQGLAGAAGIVIARAVVRDLYDGVAMARFFSTLMLISGVAPIVAPLIGGQILRVTDWRGVFVVLTAVGAVLGALVWLRLPETLPPADRHSGGVGEALRSMRGLLADLPFTGYMLAGGFAFAALFAYISASPFVIQEIYGASPQTFSLLFGLNSVGLVVAGQVNGKLLVGRVALEKVLACGLAVIVLAAAALLLMSTGAFGEAGLPPVAAALFVLMSAMGVTLPNAQSLALLRTRHAAGSASALLGTSSFLVGAVASPVVGVAGEHTAVPMAMVQLVAALVAAASFMGMCRPWSTRGNTRAGSEGDEN
- a CDS encoding serine hydrolase domain-containing protein; the protein is MPSLEHTWEHTCGVGGRRELSAPRLRADTPERAGLDPVELGHLVGEVHALTAGDRPWAAGAVVLAGRGPVIAVAEAAGWAVRYSGYDPETGGGVELPPAARVPATVDTPFDLASLTKLFTSVAAVQQIERGTLGMDARIGDYLPDFHAAAAHGITVRHLLTHTSGLRPELPLYDCPDDASRLALLRAEAPTAEPGRPLYSDLNMLLLQSVLERITGRGLDVLVQDGITRPLGMTATCFGPCPGAAATEDQRRPWAKADRGMLRGVVHDENAWALGGVAGHAGLFSTARDLAVFCRALLAGGAYGPARILGPDFVELLLTPPGLGFAVDQPWFMGELAGHGAAGHTGFTGTSLVIDPRTDTFLVLLANRVHPRRRTPDSGPRAALATRLARAVIS
- a CDS encoding small ribosomal subunit Rsm22 family protein produces the protein MNAPVPPAEALRRSLAELLAGLPRTQAAGAVDRLIANYRGDTPTHAPILRDRADVAAYAAYRMPATFAAVHSALEAFAQAAPDWTPGSHVDIGGGTGAATWAVTATWPGERRVTVLDWAEPALALGREIAAANPDLRGARWQRARIGADLTLDDTDLVTVSYVLNELSEPDRAALVDAAAAAARAVVIVEAGTPAGYARVIEARDRLIRAGLHVVAPCPHSAACPIEAGRDWCHFSARVSRSSLHRQVKGGTLPYEDEKFSYVAATRLPAVPAPSRVIRRPQIRKGQVLLDLCEAGERLARTTVTKRHGGLYKAARDAEWGDPWPPEDPPQEPSV
- a CDS encoding TetR/AcrR family transcriptional regulator — encoded protein: MVNKPAPDATRRSEKSRRAIYAAALALVGEVGYPRTTVEGIAARAGVGKQTIYRWWSSKADVLLEAFLDLGEQAARAAGQEPYAIPDTGDLAADLKAVLRATVDELLDPRFEVPARALAAEGVVNEKLGREFVSKLLEPQLQLYVARLRSAQDSGGVRGDVDPRIALELFVSPLAQRWLQRTGPISYDYTDTVVDYALHGIAPQPPRSR
- a CDS encoding bifunctional DNA primase/polymerase, producing MSATFGGRSGRQGKLSQWLLGRRPKEAADDSGREALLLAAAGAGLPLAPAAHPAPGYRCSCDRVGCPTPARHPVSFAWQTQSTTDRGQIERWARHQPQANFITATGMVHDVLDVPREAGREALERLLGSGVEVGPVAESDDGRMLFFTLTRGTPEDEDEWWPCELDCHPETMDEHPLLRWHCRGSYVLVPPARLPGDDQSVRWVRGPEHALPDPLSLLEALTDACGRYAGADPQGASWPLRH
- a CDS encoding PhzF family phenazine biosynthesis protein, which encodes MTDYDVLRVFCGPNGGYGNELGVVRDGSVLPERSDRQALAAKLGFSETVFVDDPERGVIDIYTPTLRLPFAGHPCVGTAWLLDVPELVTPAGVVGARLDGEFSWIEARPEWAPPRTLRQYGTAAEVDALDVPPPGEWIYAWAWEDEAAGRIRARAFPGRNDGIDEDEATGAAALLLTDRLGRALNITQGRGSQILTAPQPEGWVEVGGRVFLER
- a CDS encoding heme oxygenase (biliverdin-producing), which translates into the protein MEAFSTVIRTASHEAHRAAETSSFMSDLLGGRLGVAAYARYTEQLWFVYEALESGAARLAADPVAGPFVRPELFRLAALERDLAHLRGPGWRAGLSALPATREYADRVRECAERWPGGYVAHHYTRYLGDLSGGQIIRDRAERTWGFAKKGDGVRFYVFEGVPNPAAFKRSYRRLLDGIRVDDLEKQRVVGECERAFALNTAVFGALGDEFPLSA
- the map gene encoding type I methionyl aminopeptidase — encoded protein: MSGQSLLVPGELSPIRSVPGNIRRPEYVGKPAPAPYTGPEVQSPETIEAMRIAGRIAARAMEEAARIIAPGVTTDQLDKVAHEYMCDHGAYPSTLGYRGFPKSLCTSVNEVICHGIPDSTVLRDGDIVNLDVTAYIGGVHGDNNATYLVGDVDEESRLLVERTREALNRAIKAVRPGRQINVIGRVIESYAKRFGYGVVRDFTGHGISSAFHSGLIIPHYDSPHATTVMQPGMTFTIEPMLTLGTHEYDMWDDGWTVVTKDRRRTAQFEHTLVVTETGAEILTLP
- a CDS encoding MFS transporter gives rise to the protein MTRALLPDLSPWKASADFRRLWTSGLISNFGSFLTFVALPVQLKDLTGSAAAVGAIGAVELLPLIVCGLYGGALADALDKRKLIVWTEAGQGVLSAVLLLNALLPHPAVWPLYAVAALSSALVSVQRPALDSLWPRIVAHDDMPAAASLNSLRWTVGGVAGPALAGVVVAYAGLGWAYAADLLTFAVSLAVRIAPSPASHEASKPSLSAVLEGARYAWSRKELLGTYVVDLAAMFLAMPLAVLPFLADELRADWALGLMYATVPAGAMLVSLTSGWASRIHRHGLMVVLSAAGWGLAVAAAGVCGNLWLVLLFLTVGGGFDMVSGIFRSAMWNQTIPDELRGRLAGIELLSYSVGPQLGQVRAGGMAAWAGVRTSVASGGLACAGAMGLLALCLPGLMTYDARTNEHAVRMRERRTAAVPTKA